In Eublepharis macularius isolate TG4126 chromosome 4, MPM_Emac_v1.0, whole genome shotgun sequence, the following are encoded in one genomic region:
- the LOC129328442 gene encoding zinc finger protein 721-like — translation MDPGQRSLHKEVMEDNYQAVVSLEDVCLQKRPEKEPQQLQLERVQQIRRNRTRWKRRNESSASQGAESQDSLPYCGRITCPVCRKEFLYQSLFDIHWRKHTGEKPYQCVDCGKSFAQCTNLTVHRRIHTGEKPFKCMDCGKSYAWSTQLSVHRRIHTGEKPYKCEDCGKSYAWSTQLTVHRRIHTGEKPYKCEDCGKSFVQSTALTVHRRIHSGEKPFKCVDCGKSFARSTQLTVHRRIHTGEKPYKCKDCGKSFVQSTALTVHRRIHSGEKPFKCVNCGKSFARSTQLTVHRRIHSDEKPYKCEDCGKSFVQSTVLTVHRRIHSGEKPFKCVDCGKSFARNTQLTVHRRIHTEEKPYKCVDCGKSFARSTELTEHRHIHTGEKPYKCIDCGKSFAHSVHLTGHQRIHTGEKPFKCEDCGRSFAQSTYLTLHRRIHSGEKPFKCEDCGKSFARSTQLTVHRRIHTGEKPYKCEDCGKSFAQSTQLTAHQPIHSGEKSFKCLDCGKSFARSANLTVHRRIHTGEKPYKCEDCGKSFARRTDFNAHRRIHSGEKPFKCVDCGMSFTWSAQLTLHRHIHKGEKQCKCEDCGKRIAQSTDFKVHQCIHSGDKPYNSNDYGKSFARSTDFNIHRHNHSGEKPYKCMECGKSFAQNRHLTVHQHIHSGEKPFKCVDCGKSFARSTQLTVHRRIHTGEKPYKCVDCGKTFAQSTQLTVHRRSHTGEKPFKCEDCGKSFARSTQLTVHRRSHTGEKPYKCVDCGRSFAHSAQLTVHRRSHTGEKPYKCVDCGKSFARSTQLTAHRRIHTGEKPYKCVDCGKSFAQSAYVTVHRRIHTGEKPYKCVDCGKSFAQSAYLTVHRRIHTGEKPYKCVDCGKSFAQSTYLTVHRRIHTGEKPYKCAGCGKLCSEYTAYWPLANPYQGETVLMCRLCKELCSDFESYCPSTDPHWRESIYQECGGN, via the exons ATGGATCCAGGCCAAAGAAGCCTTcacaaggaagtcatggaggatAATTATCAAGCTGTGGTCTCTCTGG aggatgttTGTCTGCAGAAAAGACCTGAGAAAGAACCACAACAGCTCCAATTGGAACGGGTACAGCAAATAAGGAGGAATAGAACAAGATGGAAGAGGAGGAATGAATCTTCTGCTTCTCAGGGTGCTGAATCCCAGGACAGCCTGCCATACTGTGGAAGAATCACTTGCCCCGTGTGTAGAAAAGAATTCCTTTACCAATCACTATTTGACATACATTGGAGAaaacacacaggggagaaaccgtatcagtgtgtagactgtggaaagagctttgcccaGTGCAcaaatcttactgtccatcgacgtatccatacaggtgagaaaccatttaaatgtatggactgtggaaagagctatgCTTGGAGTACGCAACTTtctgtccatcgacgtatccataccggggagaaaccatacaagtgtgaggactgtggaaagagctatgCTTGGAGTacgcagcttactgtccatcgacgtatccataccggggagaaaccatataagtgtgaggactgtggaaagagctttgttcagaGTACAGCGCTTACTGTCCATCGGCGtatccattcaggggagaaaccatttaaatgtgtggactgtggaaagagctttgctcggagtacgcagcttactgtccatcgacgtatccatacaggggagaaaccatataaatgtaagGACTGCGGGAAGAGCTTTGTTCAGAGTACAgcgcttactgtccatcgacgtatccattcaggagagaaaccttttaaatgtgtgaactgtggaaagagctttgctcggagtacacagcttactgtccatcgacgtatccattcagatgagaaaccatataagtgtgaggactgtggaaagagctttgttcagaGTACAgtgcttactgtccatcgacgtatccattcaggggagaaaccttttaaatgtgtggactgtggaaagagctttgctcggaatacgcagcttactgtccatcgacgtatccacacagaggagaaaccatataaatgtgtagactgtggaaaaagctttgcTCGGAGTACAGAGCTTACTGAGCATCGACATATCCATACAggtgaaaaaccatataaatgcatagactgtggaaagagctttgctcacagTGTGCATCTTACTGGTCATCAacgtatccatacaggggagaaaccatttaaatgtgagGACTGTGGAAGGAGCTTTGCTCAGAGTACGTATCTTACTCTCCATCGACGTAtccactcaggggagaaaccttttaaatgtgaggactgtggaaagagctttgctcggagtacacagcttactgtccatcgacgtattCATACAGGTGAAAAACCATATAAGTgtgaggactgtggaaagagctttgctcagagtacGCAGCTTACTGCCCATCAACCTATACATTCAGGGGAGAAGTCTTTTAAATGTttagactgtggaaagagctttgctcggagtgcaaaccttactgtccatcgacgtattcatacaggggagaaaccatataagtgtgaggattgtggaaagagctttgctcggagaaCAGATTTTAAtgcccatcgacgtatccattcaggggagaaaccatttaaatgcgtGGACTGTGGAATGTCCTTTACTTGGAGTGCACAGCTTACTCTTCATCGACATATCCATAAAGGGGAGAAACAATGTAAGTgtgaggactgtggaaagagaATTGCTCAGAGTACCGATTTTAAGGTCCATCAATGTATCCATTCAGGGGACAAGCCATATAATTCTAATGACtatggaaagagctttgctcggagtaCAGATTTTAACATCCATCGACATAaccattcaggggagaaaccatataaatgtatggagtgtggaaagagctttgctcagaataggcatcttactgtccatcaacatatccattcaggggagaaaccatttaaatgtgtggactgtggaaagagctttgctcggagtaCGCAGCTTACTGttcatcgacgtatccatacaggagagaaaccatataaatgtgtagaCTGTGGAAAGACCTTTGCTCAGAGTacacagcttactgtccatcgacgtagccatacaggggagaaaccatttaaatgtgaggactgtggaaagagtttcGCTCGGAGTacacagcttactgtccatcgacgtagccatacaggggagaaaccatataaatgtgtagaCTGTGGAAGGAGCTTTGCTCACAGTGCacaacttactgtccatcgacgtagccatacaggggagaaaccgtataaatgtgtggactgtggaaagagctttgctcgaaGTACACAGCTTACtgcccatcgacgtatccatacaggtgagaaaccatataaatgtgtggactgtggaaagagctttgctcagagtgcGTAcgttactgtccatcgacgtatccatacaggtgagaaaccatataaatgtgtggactgtggaaagagctttgctcagagtgcataccttactgtccatcgacgtatccatacaggggagaaaccatataaatgtgtggactgtggaaagagctttgctcagagtacataccttactgtccatcgacgtatccatactggggagaaaccctataagtGTGCAGGCTGTGGAAAGCTTTGTTCGGAGTACACAGCTTACTGGCCTTTAGCGAATCCATACCAGGGAGAAACAGTATTAATGTGCAGACTGtgcaaagagctttgctcagactTTGAGTCGTATTGTCCCTCGACAGATCCACACTGGAGAGAGTCCATATACCAAGAGTGTGGAGGAAACTGA